From the genome of Nicotiana sylvestris chromosome 1, ASM39365v2, whole genome shotgun sequence:
ggaggaggaggaaattACATACCTGGGCTTGAACTTGTTGAACTTGAAAAGTGCAGAAAATGGGAACCCTAGTCGCATGTTTTTCTCTGTTGCTCGACGATGGTTTGAAAATAGAGAGGTCTTGAACTTGATAAGCTTGAACTTGAAAAGTGCACAAAATTGGAACCTTAGTCGCCTATTTTTCTCTACTGCTCGGTGATGTTTTGAATAGAGAGCTTTTTTATATTTACCGTTGGCAGCCACTTAATAGTTAATATACCGAAGCACTCGCTTCTGCCGCTACTCACGCTTCTTGCTTTTTTGGCAGAAGCGCAAGCTTTATATCACCTGCTATGCTTCACAACACAGAAGCGACCAACTGCCCGCTTCGCGCTTTAATCGTTGAAGTGGGGGCGCTTTTCCCAACACTGGTGGAACCTTTATCGATATTACATCATCAACTCTCCAAATCAGAAAAGAGGCTGGGCTGGACTGGAACTAGTGCTTCTTTGGAAGCTCAAGGATAAGTTGCCAGCGGGATTCCATGATGTCCTAGCCAACCGGTGGTTTGGGGGGAGGGGAAGATTGGCAGAAAGTCAACACATAATAAAGGAGAAATTATCTCAAGGGTTGCCAAAGCCATTGAATGAAATGTATACTAATTACTAATTGCATGGAGAATGCTTAGAGGAAATCATTGATAAAGATGGGTGAGCATGACTCTTTGACTCTTTCAgaaatagcaaaaacaaatatATAGGTATCTGTGTATACAATTTTTTTTATGACGGTGGTGTTCAGGTCAGCTTGCACACACCTCGGCTATTCCACAACGTATGTTACCTCCCACCAGCAGGGGTACCGAGTAATTATGGAAACTAAAGCCTAGGTAGAAGGGAAGAAATCACCCTTTTTTTTGCCACTTGTGGGAATCTGTGTATACATTTTTGAAGTCAATTGTTAGAGGAGAATCGTCTCCATGTTACCCATAATTAATATAAAGGTTTAATGGTCAAATTCTGAATTGATAATGAATGAAACGTAATATCAACACTTTTTTAACACAGAAATATGCCTTTGATGTGCTTTTTAAGAGTCATCTattgttttgaaaaatgataactCTTTGTATTTATAAGACATTGAAATTTGAAACCAAAGAAGACCAAGTTATCAAAGTATTTTTGGCATTGCTTATTGAGACTCTTTCAAAGTACCTAACTTGGAAAAGAGCTCTAAACATTCGATCAAGAATTCTGACTTGGTGGTCAGCTTGAGTTTCTTGCGAAAAATAGAGTGCAAAAAGCTCCTTAATGGTCACCTTTAATGAATGCACATGCCACATGATTCAGTTTAAGGAGTTATTATCAACATGGGGGGGGGGTGACCTTTTGAGGCCTACATACGTTATTGAATTTTGTTGACACAAGGATCGTCTCTAGAGTAATGGTTAAAGAGATTCAAGGTTAGTATGAGATTTCATGTTCCAATCCTGTTAGCACCATTGCACTACCTTTACTGAATCCTTTTAGTGAAAATTTTGGATTTGCCCCTGATTGTCAAATGGTGGTCAAAATCACAACCCAAGAGGTCCCTCCCACATTAGATAACATGTGGTGTTTTATGTGAACACCTTCACACATCGAGATCTCCCGATACCGTTTGTGCTTTTGACACATCTTGTGGTCAATTAGGATTTTAGCTAGAAGAGAACATGGTCCATTTCTATTGTTAGTAGTCGTATATACCATCGGTACCCAAGATGCAAGTTTTTTGTCTACAAGTGGAGTTGTTTGACCAAAGATATGGTGCTTAAAGAACTCCTGATTGAGCATTAACTGTGGCAAAAAGCTAAGCATGGAAGATAAATATGTCTCCTCTAGCTATTGATCCTTTACAGTACAGATCTCACCATTCGTTCTTTATATTTCAATGCAAATTATGTTGGATACGGGACCTTTTGAGGCCTATATACGTTATTGAATTTTGTTGACACAAGGATTGTCTCTAAAGTAATGGTCAAAGAGATTCAAGGTTAGTATGAGATTTCATGTTCCAATCCTGTTAGCACCATTGCACTACCTTTACTGAATCCTTTTAGTGAAAATTCTGGGTCTGCCCCTGATTGTCAAATGGTGGTCAAATCACAACCCAAGAGGTCCCTCCCACATTAGATAACATGTGCTGTTTTATGTGAACACCTTCACACGTCGAGATCTCCCGATACCGTTTGTGCTTTTGGCACATCTTGTGGTCAATTAGGATTTTAGCTAGAAGAGAACATGGTCCATTTCTATTGTTAGTATTCGTATATACCATCGGTACACAAGATGCAAGTTTTTTGTGTACAAGTGGAGTTGTCTGACCAAAGAAATGCTGCTTAGTACTCCTGATCGAGCGTTAACTGTGGCAAAAAGCTACGCATGGAAGATAAATGTCTCCTCTAGCTATTGATCCTTTACAGTACAGATCTCACCATTCGTTCTTTATATTTCAATGCAAATTATGTTGGATACCGATTCTTAAGAACTGATTTGCACTACATTCTACAGGAAGATAAAAAGAAGTGTCAAAAAGTTTATTTTGCCTTAAATTGGAGGATTTCCTTGAGATACCTGATTTGAAAGCAACTTTCATAAAAATAATAGTACCATTATTTTTCTAAAGTAACTGTTATTCTTCTCTACCGTTGTACCTTCAGATGCCTAGATTGCACATTTGTACCTCTTCATATCAATGCACGATAAGTCGCCAATTTGTAGAACACCCACCTTTCTATGGATTTGGTGGAGCCTATATATGAAATGCCAATTATGGACCAGCTTGACTTCATAAAATTGGAGGCAGCATAGATTAGTCGAGACACCGACATATCTTTGAAAAAAGGCAGAGGCAGTGGCCGCTTGTGTGCGCTATGCACTAATTAGGTGGATCTACTTTAAGAGACTTTCATAACGCAACAATGTATCTTGAGGGGCTGCTAATGCTCTCCAGGAATCTTCTCCGTCTCCCATAAACATAAAGTGTTCTATGCTAATGTGCATTTTTTCCTTAAATACTGCATGGTGTGAGCTTTGCATTATGCAATTTGGAGACTAAAGCAGGTCTTAGCTCGTAAAAAGATAGGTTGATAAATCGACCCTTCTCCAAAAAGATATATAAAATAGATATAATGTTTATTTCGTCTATACTAAATTCTTCATCGAACCAATTTCTCCCTCTATGTATGTACATATACATGCACATATGTATCCATACAGACATATCTGGTAGCGTCCCTCCCACTATTTCCTGCTTAGCTCTGTCCCACATTGTGGTAATGATTGTAAGTGTTTTTTCATTCCATGGTGTTACTTTTGCTCAAGAAATTTGTTCTCTCTTGTTCATTGTTTATTTAAATATCTCTAACGGATTTTGTACCCAAGTATGACTAGCAATGTGATTGTATGAGCTTTTTTTGAAGGCCTTGTGGGAAGCATTGGTGTTCTGTATCATCTGTGTTTCTGTctgcagtggaaattttgatttTAACCTGAAATTGAATCAGTAAATTTGTTTAGTTTTCTCTTTATAGTTTTTATACTTTGATCTAACTGATTTATTCTTTTCGGTTTTAACTTGGTCCCTCTAGCCTGACTTAATATGGAATGACGATGATAACTGAAGGCCCTGGAACTGGTTACTTAAGACTTGGAAAAGATTTTCATTTAAGTGAATAGTGGCATTTCTAATTGAAGATCAATGGACTTAGCCGTTTAGTTTACTTTCATATGTGTCTTATATTGATTATTATTCGTCCAATAGGAATCTGAATCGAGAAATATTTACGCAGTTCACTATTACCTCGCTTGTAGCCTATGATTCTGTCATTCTACAAAAATGTGAACATAGATGCTCTTGATGTGACAATCGATCTGGTTCATGTGCAGGAATACCTTTGATGTCTTGTTAGAGGCCATTTCTTCCCGGCAAGTTCTTTCACTCTACCAGGGTCTTGGGACAAAGAATGTGCAGTCTTTTGTTTCGTCTTTTATTTACTTCTATGGATATGACTTCTTCAAGAAACTATACTTGAAGAGAAGTGGATTTAAATCCATTGGAACAAGAGCTAACTTAGTAATTGCTGTTGTAGCGGGAGCATTTACAGTCATAATAACCCAGGTGAATCATAATTGGCAGTTCTACTATGACTAGACTTGACTTTAATATTCTCAGTATTGAAGAGAAGGTTGCCTGCAATTAGCCAACTTATGAAGTTTTGGTTATCTGAATTGCTCTGCTTTTAAAGCTCTAATGGCCTGCTTCCTCGCCTAGTTTAAACTGCAAAAGGAACGGTTATTTCCCTCGTGTAGTGCACATTCTTTTATAGAATTATTGATATTTACCCCAAAAATAATCTAGGAGAAAATGGCATCTTCTTTTGGAGTCTTATGTTGAGTCAAGTTAGAGAGAGGAGAATTCGAGTTAAAAGTTTACTTGTTCTTCTGTTTTCTTTTAGGGTGTTGGAATGGTTTGTTTCATTTGTTTTCCAGGTTTCCAAAAAGCCAGGCCATTACAGTGTTCGTCATTTGCAGTTGACAATCAAAGCATAATTATTTGAATTAGGAGAAGATTTAGTGAAAGTAGCATGCTATTCACTTTTTGGACCGGTAATCGAAAAATAGTCAGCATGTGCAAAGTTATTTAAAAATGGCAACTATTTTGCATAATATGTTGAATTATGGAGCTCGTGCGTATaaatttccagcatattatgttggaactcaaACACACTATGAAATTCCAACACATTATGTtggaatctcatatgtaaaaaattcgaactccaacGTGTTATGCTGGAGTTTTTCTGGATTTTAAAGgatatttttgttcatattttatctttacatgaaaaagtgactaaatttcgattacttttgaagcTGTGgtaatttttcaattaccagttgtAAACCAACTTCTATCTGTTGGTTTTCTAAATCATTGAGACCTCATACATTTATAGCTTTTGTAGGAAAAAAACCTTGATTTCTTGCTTATCAGGAAAAAAACAATGATTTCTTTGATAGCTGCATAATCAATCTTTCTGATAAGACAGCATACTTTCCGTTGTCTTTCACTTGAGTGGTCTACACTTGTAAGCCGGATGGCCTATTGAACAGGAGGGAGGGAaggagggagggagggagggagtCGTTCTCCTTGCATAGAGTATTATCTGTTGGTTTTCTTAAATCATTAAGACCTCATACATTTATAGCTTTTGTAGGAAAAAAACCTTGATTTCTTACTtatcagaaaaaaaaaacaatgattTCTTCGAGGAGTCTTTTTGATATTATATTTTATTGGAATATATGAAAGGGAGTTCTAGGAAGCTCTTACTTCCCAGTTTAGATTCGTGCTTAATGCTTTTAAGGATTTAATAGAGCAAGAAAGTAGTACTGCTCTATTGAAATGAAACCATATCTGACAACTACTGTGTAGAGAAAGGTTCTATGGTGATGGATGCGGATGTGTCTTCTATTCTGGTTGCACCTTCTGGGGTTTTGTTGCTCCAACTTTTTACTTTGGTTTCTGTTAAGGTTtcttttttattctgttcttcCACTGATCAGAAGTTTTACTCTGTTATTGCAGCCTCTGGATACAGCATCTTCAAGAATGCAAACAAGTGATTTTGGGAAATCCAAGGGATTCTGGAAAACCCTCTCGGAGGGCACTTGGAGTGAAGCATTTGATGGTCTAGGAATATCTATCATTCTCACTTCAAATCCAGCAATTCAGGTATTTACATGTGTTTACTTTCTGATGTGAGTCAATTTATGATAGAAATTGTATTCGGTGATATGAGTGAATGATAGAAATTATATTCAGTGATATGAGTGAATAAATTTTAGTTGCAATATATGGTGTTGTGCAGTACACGGCCTTTGATCAATTTAAAGCAAGAATGCTGAAGGAGAAGATGAAAAGCAAAAGAGGGGCGGAATCGTCTCCAGAATCTCTTTCTGCTTTTTCAGCTTTCGTATTGGGGGCAGTCTCAAAATGTTTTGCCACCTGCATCACATACCCATTAATAAGGCAAGATTCCATCAGTTCTTACGCAAGCAATTACCTTTCCCATTTTAGACTTTCACCCTTTTGATACCTTATTAAGGAGGAGTTTCTAGCTTAGATTATCTCTTAATGTTTTGGATGTGATCCTGTGTTGATAAATTTTTCTGACCTAATGAACTGTTTAATCTTTTTCTGCAACCAATGCCAAGTGGAACAATCTATGCCCAGTTGTATCAAACATGTAGGACACTTGAATATCTGTTGTTTTCCTATTGGTAATTACCTAGTCAGACATATTTTTGCTCTAAAATTAGAATATCATTGCCTGAATTATCAAGATTCAGTTGGGCATTAATTGGATTATCGGGACTACATTTGACATCATATTCCTGCTATAAATCTAGCATGTTGATATCTGCCCTTTCTTCTAGCGTCAACATAAACTTACTCATATGCCCTGGGTATAGGTGTAAAGTCATGATACAATCTGCTGAATCCGAAGGAGATGGGGAGGATGAAGCCGAGTTAAAAGCCCGAAAAACAATCTCTGGATCCCTTCATGCCATATGGAAAAAGGAAGGGCTAATGGGATTCTTTAAAGGGTTACAGCCTCAGATCCTGAAGACCGTTCTAAGCTCTGCATTGCTGTTAATGATAAAGGAGAAGATCTCAAAAACCACATGGGTTTTGCTTCTAGCAGTGAGGAGATATCTGTTCCTTACAAGGGCCAGACTAAAGAGCTCCTGAAATTCTCTTAGAAGAACTGCTGCATCATTCAAATGTAACAATGCATATTAGCTTGTAGGGCCTTGTTTGAGACGTGGAGTGACCTTTGCACGGATAAAATGTTTCATCTAGTAGTgtaattttcttttagttttcctGTTATAATGTTAttctttaaataattttgaaTTTCTTCTTTCTGTATACAATAATTACAATTTTCTCGCTGTTTCTGTTCTGTTATACATAAAGTGAATGCATGTGGCTGTATTTAATCAATCCATACGTTTTATTCAATATACAACTTGTACAGAGGTACCTATTAATTCTTAGGACTTTGGATGTATTTTGTAAACTATAAATAGGGCACCTTCTGTCCATGGAAGAACACACTTGAATGCTCGATGAAATAAGAAAAGCTCCTCCTCCTCGCTATTGTTTGTTTTCGGGTTTTATATTGCTCAATTTGTATCAATTTTACAATATGTTATCAGTACGAGTCTGTTACCAATTGAGATTATTTGCTTCAGCTGGATTTTATCTTCTTAAatgtgttaattttttttttctgattcaAGTACACTTTTATTTGCTTATACCGTTTTATGGACCTTCTTAAGTTTCTAGCTAACAATTGAATTTTTATATATTACTACATGCATAACTTGCTGTGAAATTGTAGTAATATTAAATTAGCCATGAAACTGAAAGATTACGTGCAATAGTGCTCTTGAATATGTGCCATATAAATATGATAGATAATTACATAGAATACGGTGCCATCTCGTGTTCTGCTTCTTGTTTGCCTGTGGGGTAACTTTTGGTTTAGAATTATTTGAACTTTCAAATTAGTAACTTTGATGTGCATGCTTAGTATCAAGACCTAAAATCCAATTAGATGTAAcacaacccgctaggtaagccaattaacaataaaCACAATCCAAATGAGATTACTAGCAAATAAATGATGAAATAATTGAATTCTTATACAATAACCAAATGACTGATAGTACAAATCATGGCTTCTAAGACATAGAATTTATAAAGCTGGtacgaaataaatacatcatctgttcgcAATATACATAATAGATTTGCaattctaaagctaccaaggacaaATGACAGCTATAATCGGAACACATGTACTTCTTCAATGCTAGCTCCGGTTGTACACAACAACATCAGCTccaagatctgcacgcaaggtgcaaaagtgttgtatgagtacaactgaccccatgtacttaaTAAGTATCCTAACTAACCTCAGCGAGATAATAAAAGCAAGAATTATAAATGATATTCGCTATCACCTGTACAGTTCCATAATTCAACAAGTATTAACAGATATATGATTAAATTAGGAAAAACACAAGTAAAACCACCTTGGTGATCACATCAACCGAAATCCGTCGGTTTCTCACAATCCGCGTGTaacatgagagggtgaccctaggAGGATGGATCTGTATCCACACGTAAGCACGACTAATTCAATGTGctacacagacaactcacgtgctacacgTATAACTTACGTGCCATAATattaatatctggatccgcacggacaactcacgttccAATAATCACAAACCTCCCAGCGTGGTCACaggctcaatatcacaatccgcTCGGCATGGGCACAGGCCTAACAAGGCATCACAACATAATCCACCAGGTGTGGTCACAGGCATAACAACACAATTCACTCGGCATGGTCACATGCATAATAATACAATCCGCCCTGTGTGGTTACAAGCATCCAGTCCAAATCATATTACATAGAAGCAAATATATAAGAACATATGTATATGATCAATTAATATCAGATTTCATGCTCCTATACTAGTATACGTGACATGCTAAAGTGTATGCATGTGCAAACTGTGCTATCATATCTCAAATCAGCAACTTCATCATGAGAATAGCAAATATCAAGTTCAATAAGGAAATTAGCCTATATGTAACCTCAAAACATGGATCAACTAGCTCATAACAACGTTACAAATATGAGGAACGTCACAACTTAAAGCTTAACAATCAGTTCAAGGCATATTATTGCCTAAGCACTACCTTGAGCATAAATTAATACCCCGTTGCTCGCACATGGGCTCAAACCCCACACATGTACGCACCCAATAGCACATAGCTATCACAaataactcatgtaactagtgcctcaaccaagtttagaTAAGATACTAACCTCAAACGAGCCAAAACAAAATACCCAGCATGGAAAATAATACTCTAGAAGCGCCATTCCGCGCGAATCAACCTCCGAACGGTATGAAACTAGCCAAAATcaactcaaaacatcaaatagtGCCTTAGAAAGCAAACCCAAGCgataaaggttgaatctttaatcaaatactcaaagtcaaccaaaaagtcataCCCGGGGTCGCACCTCAGAACCCGAACAAACTCCGAAAACCTAtttaattacgagtccaaccatactaatttcgtTCAAATTCGACTCCGAATTGATGTTAAAAATTCAACTAATCACTTCAATAAAATTTAGACAAAACCCCCTTTCTCTTCTAAAATCaccaatcaaatgccaaaattgaagatataatcatgaaatataatcaaattcGAGTAAAAAGTACTTACCTCAATCCATGTGGTGAAAATCCTCTCcagaatcgcccaaatccgagctccctaaCTCAAAAGGTCCGAAATTGAGTACTTGTATGCATTGCCCAGGTGATCCCTTCACGTACATGGAAGaatcctcgcatttgcgatgaacaAAATACACTGCTACCAAAATGGCTTATGCATTCGTGATGCTTTTCATGCGAACACGAAGCCCACAGACGCCACACTACACGAACGTGACCCGCGCCTCGCAAACAGGGAAAAGAGTGCTCTAGTTCCCGGCTCATCATCAAGAATGCGACCTCacaaacgcgaacgcgaagctcaaGTCCCACATACTCTGCGAAAGTGACATAacactcgcgaacacgaagagatAAAATAGTCTAGTCCAAATCCTTATTCGCGATCACGATGACTCCCACGTGAACGCGATTCACTACAGACGTCGACAAAAACCAACATTGCAGACATAAGAGACAtgatccaaaatcaccccgaagcacaaccgagcccctcgggaccccatccaaacataccaacaattcCCAAGATATAAAATGGACCTAAtggaggcctcaaatcacacataacaccaaaaccacgaatcacacctctaatcaaacttaatgaatttttgaactttcaacttccaaaactcgtgttGAACCATATCAATTCAACTCAGATGACCTCAGATTTTGCACAAAAGttacaaatgacataatgaactTATTACAACACTCAGAACAACAATCCGAACTTGATGTCATCAAAGTCAATTCCCGATTAAATttatgaacattccaaaccttcaaattgccaacttacgCCAAATCGTGCCGAAACCTTCTTGAAACATCCAAACACAAATCTAGGCATATGACTAAGTACAAAATCACTATATGGACCTAaatgaaccatcaaaactctgatTTGAGGTCAAATatataaaagtcaaacttggtcaactgcAACGACCCAAtccgttttgagcttttgctctCCGTTCGACGGGTTGAGATTTTGAGTAGCtttatatgatgtattatgacttacatGTATGGTCAGTTTTAGTTTTTGAGTGGTttaggattgatttggaagaatgactcTCGATTTGGAAGAtttaagttagaagagttgaccaaAGTTTGAATTTTAAGTAAACGGACTCGGAATCGAGTTTTTTTGGTTCCGATAGGTTCATATTATGATTTTGGGATTGTACGTACATTCAGATTCAGTTTTGGAGGTTCCTAGAAGAATTCGACTCTATTTCTTGAAAATTGACaatttgaagaacttaagaattcataagtttgaccaagagttgactttaatGTTATTGGACTCCATTCGGTGTTCCGAGACTTTTGATAGGTCTATATAGTTTAATTGAACTTGGGTGAAAATTTTGGAATTACTATGAAGTATTAAGTGTGATTCAGATACTCTTTTGAAGGAATGAAGATTTAACAACATAAGAGAAATTCTATTCGGTTTGAGTCTCGATTCTTTGTTATGATATTCCTCTGTGTGTTTTGAGGCTTTCTATAAGTTTGGATAATGGAATTTTAGTGTTTGTTAGGATTGGATGGGGT
Proteins encoded in this window:
- the LOC104226495 gene encoding peroxisomal adenine nucleotide carrier 1-like, which encodes MALNMESWAEATSGAVGSLLSTTILYPLDTCKSKYQAELRAHGQAKYRNTFDVLLEAISSRQVLSLYQGLGTKNVQSFVSSFIYFYGYDFFKKLYLKRSGFKSIGTRANLVIAVVAGAFTVIITQPLDTASSRMQTSDFGKSKGFWKTLSEGTWSEAFDGLGISIILTSNPAIQYTAFDQFKARMLKEKMKSKRGAESSPESLSAFSAFVLGAVSKCFATCITYPLIRCKVMIQSAESEGDGEDEAELKARKTISGSLHAIWKKEGLMGFFKGLQPQILKTVLSSALLLMIKEKISKTTWVLLLAVRRYLFLTRARLKSS